The following proteins are co-located in the Papaver somniferum cultivar HN1 unplaced genomic scaffold, ASM357369v1 unplaced-scaffold_128, whole genome shotgun sequence genome:
- the LOC113332112 gene encoding PKS-NRPS hybrid synthetase CHGG_01239-like, producing the protein MDCRHNHPRPKDLHGHYRSGRLKANEYAELDKMTRARMPPRQILSKLKADDKNEKTTLQQIYNARSTLRRRDLQVRLVMQQLWWLAQKNNYSCQKKLDEFVHVTHLFIAHPECVKLALCFPQVLILDCTYKTNKYEMPLMNVVGHTSTKSPFTVAFCFLHDELKESYVWALEQVKLIFREDALPKVIVTDQEVALMFGIRKVFPNAQKFLCTFHVWNNVRKKCQRIIQPLKLKELEAIVKLPDGEREVKKKKFKKAYKVNERMWACFSNDWDALQWSITEEVYEENVAKLIANWGVRYSEIIIYLRKQFLDTNKHRFVSAFKNHHKHFDNQATSMVESAHYRLKRNLFGCVDKFVMVFDAMEDYFMSDVIRIKTLLEKSLMMKHDDYPDDKWLRELTHRVSHLCLELIMKEVDLMEKMDVNSQEECICKMRESMGLPCRHDLLRYKDCMVHFEDIDPHWKQLSCDPMPDEDDAVEIWDTPYGKRLAEMYRGMFRAQKQILWHNMMPILYPYTQQGIKEPEKGSQKGRPPSKETRKEQRAKAYALSKTRGPTKRDPSGVEYHDAEYEEEKKAIEKLDKMNEVKLSKKRGRPSKNKGETSNKEVKNSGPLCPPPL; encoded by the coding sequence ATGGATtgccgtcataaccacccacgtccaaaGGATCTTCATGGACATTATAGATCCGGAAGACTCAAAGCTAATGAATATGCGGAGttagataaaatgacacgagcacgtatgCCACCAAGACAAATTCTTAGCAAGTTGAAGGCGGATGATAAGAACGAGAAGACTACGTTGCAACAAATCTATAACGCGAGAAGTACTTTGAGAAGAAGGGATTTGCAAGTTAGGTTGGTGATGCAACAATTATGGTGGTTGGCGCAAAAGAATAACTATTCTTGCCAAAAGAAATTGGATGAATTCGTCCATGTGACGCACCTTTTTATTGCCCATCCAGAATGCGTAAAGTTGGcgttatgcttcccacaagttctcatattggattgcacttacaagaccaATAAGTATGAGATGCCATTGATGAATGTGGTTGGTCATACGTCAACCAAGTCACCTTTcaccgttgctttttgttttttgCATGATGAGTTGAAAGAAAGCTATGTTTGGGCATTGGAACAagtgaagttaatcttccgggaggatGCTCTTCCAAAGGTCATAGTAACCGACCAAGAGGTGGCATTGATGTTTGGTATAAGGAAGGTATTCCCGAACGCGCAAAAATTTCTTTGTACCTTTCATGTATGGAATAATGTTAGGAAAAAATGCCAACGGATAATTCAACCACTCAAGTTGAAAGAGCTAGAGGCGATTGTTAAGTTACCGGATGGAGAacgagaagtgaagaagaaaaaattcaagAAAGCATACAAGGTTAATGAAAGGATGTGGGCATGTTTCTCCAACGATTGGGATGCTTTGCAATGGTCAATCACCGAAGAAGTGTACGAAGAAAATGTTGCAAAACTCATTGCGAATTGGGGCGTCAGATACTCGGAAATCATTATATATTTACGCAAGCAATTCTTGGATACCAACAAACATAGATTTGTTAGTGCATTTAAAAACCACCACAagcacttcgacaaccaagctacaagtatggtagagtcggctcactATCGTTTGAAGAGGAATCTATTTGGGTGCGTGGACAAGTTCGTCATGGTGTTTGACGCAATGGAAGACTATTTCATGAGTGATGTTATAAGAATTAAAACGTTACTCGAAAAAAGTCTAATGATGAAGCATGATGATTACCCGGATGATAAGTGGCTCCGGGAACTAACCCATAGGGTCTCTCATTTGTGCCTTGAACTTATAATGAAGGAAGTGGATTTGATGGAAAAAATGGATGTTAACTCCCAAGAAGAGTGTATTTGTAAAATGAGGGAAAGCATGGGACTTCCATGTCGGCATGAtctacttcggtacaaggattGCATGGTACAttttgaggatattgatcctCATTGGAAACAATTGAGTTGTGATCCCATGCCCGACGAGGACGATGCTGTAGAGATTTGGGACACACCTTATGGGAAAAGGTTGGCCGAAATGTATCGTGGTATGTTCCGAGCTCAGAAACAAATCTTATGGCACAACATGATGCCAATCCTCTATCCTTACACCCAACAAGGTATAAAAGAACCGGAAAAAGGGTCACAAAAAGGTAGGCCACCCTCGAAAGAAACCCGAAAAGAACAAAGAGCAAAAGCGTATGCTCTTTCCAAAACAAGGGGTCCTACCAAAAGAGATCCATCCGGGGTCGAGTACCATGATGCTGAgtacgaagaagagaagaaggcaATAGAGAAGTTAGACAAGATGAATGAAGTGAAACTATCAAAGAAACGTGGTCGACCAAGCAAGAATAAAGgtgaaacaagtaacaaagaagTTAAGAATAGTGGTCCTCTATGTCCTCCCCCATTGTAA